A single region of the Actinoplanes sp. SE50/110 genome encodes:
- a CDS encoding DNA polymerase beta superfamily protein produces the protein MTDLVEKHTILGVVVGSRAYGLDGPGSDHDRRGVYAAPTRDFWRLDKPPTHLDGPVEEQFSWEVERFCTLALQANPTVLEVLWSPLVETVTADGEELLAARTAFLSRRVADTYGNYARDQLDRVAARRARTGETNHKQAMHMIRLLIAGAHVLRTGEVLVDVRPLRDRLLAVRHGELSWEAVTGWAADLLADLDRARSETRLPSDPDRDRVEHLLTGIRQRRLS, from the coding sequence ATGACGGACCTTGTCGAGAAGCACACGATCCTCGGGGTCGTGGTCGGGTCCCGCGCCTACGGGCTGGACGGGCCGGGCAGCGACCACGACCGCCGGGGCGTCTACGCGGCGCCCACCCGGGACTTCTGGCGCCTCGACAAACCGCCCACCCATCTCGACGGGCCGGTCGAGGAGCAGTTCTCCTGGGAGGTCGAGCGGTTCTGCACGCTCGCCCTGCAGGCCAACCCCACCGTGCTGGAGGTCCTCTGGTCGCCGCTGGTCGAAACGGTCACCGCGGACGGCGAAGAGCTTCTTGCCGCGCGTACGGCGTTCCTCTCCCGCCGCGTCGCCGACACCTACGGCAACTATGCCCGCGATCAGCTGGACCGGGTCGCCGCCCGTCGGGCCCGGACCGGGGAGACCAACCACAAGCAGGCGATGCACATGATCCGGCTGCTGATCGCCGGCGCGCATGTGCTGCGCACCGGCGAGGTGCTGGTCGACGTGCGCCCGCTGCGGGACCGGCTGCTCGCCGTCAGGCACGGCGAGCTGTCCTGGGAGGCGGTCACCGGCTGGGCCGCCGACCTGCTGGCCGACCTGGACCGCGCCCGGTCCGAGACCCGGCTGCCGTCCGACCCGGACCGCGACCGGGTCGAGCACCTGTTGACCGGAATCCGCCAACGGAGGTTGTCATGA
- a CDS encoding DNA polymerase beta superfamily protein, whose product MTIDVPSWAASAARELPYPLVFCTVSGAHLYGFASVDSDLDLRAAHVLPAAEVVGLHHGPETLQRGGVRDGVELDVVSHDLLKFAKLLNSRNGYVLEQLLSPLVVVTSPLHEALTALAPGLITRHHSYHYLGFSHSQEKLYAKTGELKPALYTLRVLLTGIHLMRTGRLETDLGVLGAEIAYVPDLIAAKREAEHGPFPPGVATRLAADIPRLRADLEAAKDASALPDRPAEATVTALHNLIVTTRLS is encoded by the coding sequence ATGACGATCGACGTGCCGTCCTGGGCCGCCTCGGCCGCCCGGGAACTCCCGTATCCCCTGGTCTTCTGCACGGTCAGCGGGGCCCACCTGTACGGTTTCGCCTCCGTCGACTCGGACCTCGACCTGCGCGCCGCCCACGTGCTGCCCGCCGCCGAGGTCGTCGGCCTGCACCACGGCCCGGAAACCCTGCAGCGCGGCGGCGTCCGCGACGGCGTCGAACTCGACGTGGTCTCCCACGACCTGCTGAAGTTCGCCAAGCTGCTGAACAGCCGCAACGGTTACGTGCTGGAGCAGCTGCTGTCCCCGCTGGTCGTGGTCACCAGCCCGCTGCACGAGGCGCTGACCGCGCTGGCACCCGGCCTGATCACCCGGCATCACAGCTACCACTACCTGGGCTTCTCACACAGCCAGGAGAAGCTGTACGCGAAAACCGGCGAACTGAAACCGGCGCTGTACACCCTACGGGTGCTGCTGACCGGCATCCATCTGATGAGGACCGGGCGCCTGGAGACGGATCTGGGCGTGCTGGGGGCCGAGATCGCCTACGTCCCGGACCTGATCGCCGCCAAGCGCGAGGCCGAACACGGCCCGTTCCCGCCCGGAGTGGCCACCCGCCTGGCCGCCGACATCCCCCGCCTGCGCGCCGACCTGGAAGCGGCGAAGGACGCCTCGGCGCTCCCGGACCGCCCCGCCGAAGCCACCGTCACCGCCCTCCACAACCTGATCGTGACGACCCGCCTGAGCTGA
- a CDS encoding class I SAM-dependent methyltransferase encodes MANEHGHGGQHGNGELRGDAQLRHGGHGHGGDGSGGHGHGGHGHGGHADGGDGSGLAQMLDLDAEVLGDYYRELMDWAASLVPGEPAIVDLGAGTGTGTIALARHLVGARVTAVDVDEEMLALLRQRVDAAGLRDRVRTVRADLDGDWPALGAADLVWASASMHHLADPQRTLEQVKDVLRPGGVFMITELDGFPRFLSDPAGVALEERCHAELARMRLEGGLHMGEDWGARLTAAGFAVEAERRFDIDLTPPLPPQAGRYAQVTLERTASRLADRLSGDDLAALRDYAASAPARSDLTVRATRDVWIGRRP; translated from the coding sequence ATGGCGAACGAACACGGTCACGGCGGGCAGCACGGTAACGGTGAGCTCAGGGGTGACGCGCAGCTCCGGCATGGCGGGCATGGGCATGGCGGCGACGGATCCGGCGGGCATGGGCATGGCGGGCATGGGCATGGCGGCCATGCGGACGGCGGTGACGGGTCCGGGCTTGCTCAGATGCTTGATCTTGATGCGGAGGTGTTGGGGGACTACTACCGGGAGCTGATGGACTGGGCTGCTTCGCTGGTGCCGGGGGAGCCGGCAATCGTCGACCTCGGGGCGGGGACCGGGACGGGAACCATTGCGCTGGCTCGGCATCTGGTGGGGGCTCGGGTGACCGCGGTGGATGTCGATGAGGAGATGCTTGCCCTGCTGCGGCAGCGGGTGGATGCGGCGGGGCTCCGGGACAGGGTTCGGACGGTTCGGGCGGATCTGGACGGCGACTGGCCGGCGCTCGGGGCGGCGGATCTGGTGTGGGCTTCCGCGTCGATGCATCATCTGGCTGATCCGCAGCGGACCTTGGAGCAGGTCAAGGATGTGCTGCGGCCGGGCGGCGTATTCATGATCACGGAGCTGGACGGGTTCCCGCGGTTTCTGAGCGATCCGGCGGGTGTGGCACTGGAGGAACGGTGCCATGCCGAGCTGGCGCGGATGCGGTTGGAGGGCGGCCTGCACATGGGTGAGGACTGGGGTGCCCGGCTTACGGCGGCGGGGTTCGCGGTCGAGGCGGAACGCCGCTTCGACATCGACCTGACACCGCCGTTGCCGCCGCAGGCCGGGCGCTACGCGCAGGTGACGCTGGAGCGCACGGCGAGCCGGCTTGCTGATCGGCTCAGCGGCGACGACCTCGCGGCGCTGCGCGACTACGCCGCGAGCGCGCCGGCCCGGTCCGACCTGACCGTCCGCGCCACCCGCGACGTCTGGATCGGCCGCCGCCCCTGA
- a CDS encoding helix-turn-helix domain-containing protein yields the protein MTQDGELDVLVRQRIRGLRIARGWTLDELASRAYLTPSTLSRIETGHRRIALDQLAPIARALGTTLDQLVESGRDEDVVIRPHHDDSRGMTTWLLNREGAPTGMTVAKLRIDRPVPQDLRVHPGRDWFVVLAGTITLRLADRTITVRAGEAAEFSTMVPHAFGSAGGPAEVLCILDQEGERSHLRPHHPHS from the coding sequence ATGACGCAAGACGGAGAGTTGGATGTTCTGGTCCGGCAGCGGATCCGAGGCCTCCGGATCGCCCGCGGCTGGACCCTCGACGAGCTGGCCTCCCGCGCCTACCTCACTCCGTCAACCTTGAGCCGCATCGAAACCGGCCACCGCCGCATCGCCCTCGACCAGCTGGCCCCCATCGCCCGGGCCCTCGGCACCACCCTCGACCAGCTGGTCGAGTCAGGCCGCGACGAGGACGTGGTGATCCGCCCCCACCACGACGACTCCCGCGGCATGACCACCTGGCTGCTGAACCGCGAAGGCGCCCCCACCGGCATGACCGTCGCCAAACTCCGGATCGACCGCCCCGTCCCCCAGGACTTGAGAGTCCACCCCGGCCGCGACTGGTTCGTCGTCCTCGCCGGCACCATCACGCTCCGCCTGGCCGACCGCACGATCACCGTCCGAGCCGGCGAAGCCGCCGAGTTCTCCACCATGGTCCCGCACGCCTTCGGCTCCGCCGGCGGCCCCGCCGAAGTCCTCTGCATCCTCGACCAGGAGGGCGAACGCTCCCACCTCCGCCCTCACCATCCCCACTCCTGA
- a CDS encoding VOC family protein — protein MIVDCPEPRELAEFWSAVLGEPVTYDDGDFVVVSADTTTSGLAFQRAPDHRAPTWPDAAVPQQLHLDVMVEDVALAGAAVVALGAVALPGDHVFADPAGHPFCLIPRPGWAPPMQ, from the coding sequence GTGATTGTGGACTGTCCCGAGCCGCGGGAGCTTGCCGAGTTCTGGAGCGCGGTGCTGGGGGAACCGGTCACCTACGACGACGGTGACTTCGTGGTGGTGTCGGCTGATACGACCACGTCCGGGTTGGCCTTTCAGCGGGCGCCGGACCATCGGGCGCCGACCTGGCCGGATGCGGCGGTGCCGCAGCAACTTCACCTGGACGTCATGGTGGAGGACGTGGCGCTGGCAGGCGCGGCGGTGGTCGCGCTCGGCGCCGTGGCGTTGCCTGGTGATCACGTGTTCGCTGACCCGGCGGGGCATCCGTTCTGCCTCATCCCGCGGCCCGGCTGGGCGCCGCCAATGCAATAG
- a CDS encoding maleylpyruvate isomerase family mycothiol-dependent enzyme, with amino-acid sequence MGPDYLALLRNELTTFQSRLTGDLDAPVEHCGDWTLRDLAGHLAQGNLWAATAVTERHGRFQGPPAPDDIAPWVEESSRILLATLSADPDTEASTFWPPRTVAFWRRRRWLETLIHRWDAENALHLPSELDPAWCADGIAEVGDTFLPRQIALGRIPAPTAAVCFAATDLAESWTLGEGDPITTLSGPAADILLALWNRLPWSSLTGDHEAARKALPGPVTP; translated from the coding sequence ATGGGACCCGACTACCTGGCACTCCTGCGTAACGAACTGACCACCTTCCAGTCGCGCCTGACCGGTGACCTGGACGCCCCGGTCGAGCACTGCGGCGACTGGACCCTCCGTGACCTGGCCGGCCACCTGGCTCAGGGCAACCTCTGGGCAGCCACCGCGGTCACCGAACGGCACGGCCGTTTCCAAGGCCCGCCCGCCCCGGACGACATCGCCCCGTGGGTCGAGGAATCCAGCCGCATCCTCCTCGCCACTCTGTCCGCCGACCCGGACACCGAAGCCTCGACATTCTGGCCACCGCGAACCGTCGCCTTCTGGCGCCGCCGCCGCTGGCTGGAAACCCTGATCCACCGCTGGGACGCCGAAAACGCCCTCCACCTCCCCAGCGAACTCGACCCCGCATGGTGCGCCGACGGCATTGCCGAAGTCGGCGACACCTTCCTCCCGCGGCAGATCGCACTCGGTCGCATTCCCGCTCCCACCGCGGCCGTCTGTTTCGCCGCCACCGATCTCGCCGAGTCATGGACCCTGGGCGAGGGCGACCCGATCACCACCCTCTCCGGTCCGGCCGCGGACATCCTGCTCGCGCTGTGGAACCGGCTCCCTTGGTCCAGCCTCACCGGCGACCACGAAGCCGCCCGCAAGGCACTCCCCGGCCCCGTGACTCCGTAA
- a CDS encoding TetR/AcrR family transcriptional regulator, with product MRMPYESTGRTRQKSRTRQALVEATRELLADGLTPRVEDAAAHSGISRTTAYRYFANQHSLLLAAQPQIQPDTLLDATAPTEPRARMTAFMDAFTAYNLQWEPQLRSALRLSLAAPRDTAVPTPDRPELRFAAARAHTGRHDDTVWHAPPPAATRQGHPDSDPTSTQPDSSAPAGTDSSGSAGTEQPLLRRGRAIGWIEDALRPLADSHPAIDRRSLAVAIRSATGIESLIWLIDIAAQTRDQAAATVQGTALALLDAAMNQAPPQQASRADNGLHRQPTPG from the coding sequence ATGCGGATGCCATATGAGTCGACCGGGCGCACCCGGCAGAAGTCCCGCACCCGGCAGGCGCTGGTCGAGGCCACCCGTGAGCTGCTGGCCGACGGGCTGACGCCGCGGGTGGAGGACGCCGCCGCACACAGCGGCATCTCCCGCACGACGGCATACCGCTACTTCGCCAACCAGCACTCGCTCCTGCTGGCGGCACAGCCCCAGATCCAGCCCGACACGCTGCTCGATGCCACCGCCCCGACCGAGCCTCGCGCCCGGATGACGGCGTTCATGGACGCGTTCACGGCCTACAACCTCCAGTGGGAGCCCCAGCTCCGCTCCGCCCTGCGGCTCTCCCTGGCCGCTCCACGGGACACCGCCGTGCCGACCCCTGACCGTCCAGAGCTCCGGTTCGCAGCTGCCCGCGCCCACACCGGCCGCCACGACGACACCGTTTGGCACGCACCGCCCCCAGCTGCGACACGGCAGGGGCACCCGGACAGCGACCCCACCTCGACGCAGCCGGACAGCAGTGCACCAGCCGGTACCGACAGCAGTGGATCAGCCGGCACGGAGCAGCCCCTCCTCCGCCGCGGCAGGGCAATCGGCTGGATCGAGGACGCACTTCGCCCCCTTGCCGACAGCCACCCCGCCATCGACCGGCGGTCCCTCGCCGTCGCCATCCGATCCGCCACCGGCATCGAGTCACTGATCTGGTTGATCGACATCGCCGCCCAGACCCGTGACCAGGCCGCCGCGACCGTTCAAGGCACCGCCCTGGCCCTCTTGGACGCCGCCATGAACCAAGCCCCACCTCAGCAAGCCAGCCGAGCAGACAACGGCCTCCACCGGCAGCCCACACCGGGGTAG
- a CDS encoding nucleotidyl transferase AbiEii/AbiGii toxin family protein, translated as MNVDDFYRDVARIALAVADKHGFVLGGGVAWLVNGLVARPTEDIDLFTDTAGGVTAAAGEVTSALTGAGYRVVREEGDELFPGMDADIQEFLVAGEHRALRLTLCRLDRRRTPVVMDLGPVMHLDDLVATKVAALVNRREVRDYIDVAAALERYPLDRILELAYAADPALDPEDIADAGRYLDRLDDARFTLYGLDPAQISDLRDRLSAWPRD; from the coding sequence ATGAACGTCGACGACTTCTACCGTGACGTCGCCCGGATCGCCTTGGCGGTCGCCGACAAGCACGGGTTCGTTCTCGGCGGCGGCGTCGCCTGGCTGGTCAACGGACTGGTCGCGCGGCCGACCGAGGACATCGACCTGTTCACCGACACGGCGGGCGGGGTGACCGCGGCGGCCGGCGAGGTGACCTCGGCGCTGACCGGGGCGGGCTACCGGGTGGTCCGCGAGGAGGGCGACGAACTGTTTCCCGGCATGGACGCCGACATCCAGGAGTTCCTGGTCGCCGGCGAGCATCGGGCGCTGCGCCTGACCCTGTGCCGCCTGGACCGCCGCCGCACCCCGGTGGTGATGGACCTGGGTCCGGTCATGCACCTGGACGATCTCGTCGCCACCAAGGTCGCCGCGCTGGTGAACCGCCGCGAGGTCCGCGACTACATCGACGTCGCGGCCGCGCTCGAACGGTATCCGCTGGATCGGATCCTGGAGTTGGCGTACGCCGCCGATCCGGCCCTGGATCCGGAGGACATCGCCGACGCGGGCCGTTACCTGGACCGCCTGGATGATGCCCGCTTCACCCTGTACGGCCTGGATCCCGCCCAGATCAGCGATCTTCGTGACCGGCTGTCCGCGTGGCCCCGCGATTAG
- a CDS encoding MFS transporter, which translates to MGLSAALIDLRPLRSSPAFRRLWAGGLLSGLGTQMTLVAVMYQVWRQTHSTVWTGAVALAQALPIVVFGLFAGALADRADRRRLSLGTTAGLTLCSALLTVQGFLGLLPVTGLLALVVVQACFVAAGGPAQRTFLPHLLTAEELPAGLALKHISFQAAMLAGPALGGLMLGWLGVGGCYLVDTLTFLAALYGIAGLPSLPGGAEPGRSGLRAVGEGLRFMAHNRAVRGALLTDLAATVLAMPISLFPLINAERFGGGERTFGLFLTSVAVGGVIASLLSGTYTRLGRPGLTMLGGAILWGLALAAFGLVTDPWLSLGCLALAGLADTVSVVSRATVIQQHTPAALLGRAAAAEQIVGQAGPDVGNMRAGLVAGAFSGPVALVSGGLLCVLAVGVIARTSSPRA; encoded by the coding sequence GTGGGGCTGAGTGCGGCGCTGATCGACCTCCGGCCGCTGCGGAGCTCGCCGGCCTTCCGCCGGTTGTGGGCGGGCGGGCTGCTGTCCGGGCTGGGCACGCAGATGACCCTGGTCGCCGTGATGTACCAGGTGTGGCGGCAGACCCACAGCACGGTGTGGACCGGCGCGGTCGCGCTCGCGCAGGCGCTGCCGATCGTGGTGTTCGGGCTGTTCGCCGGCGCGCTCGCCGACCGGGCCGATCGGCGCCGGCTCAGCCTCGGCACCACCGCCGGACTCACCCTGTGCTCCGCGCTGCTCACCGTGCAGGGCTTCCTCGGGCTGCTGCCGGTCACCGGGCTGCTCGCCCTGGTCGTCGTGCAGGCCTGCTTCGTCGCGGCCGGCGGCCCCGCCCAGCGGACCTTCCTGCCCCACCTGCTCACGGCCGAGGAACTCCCGGCCGGGCTCGCCCTCAAGCACATCTCGTTCCAGGCGGCGATGCTCGCCGGGCCGGCCCTCGGCGGCCTCATGCTCGGCTGGCTCGGTGTCGGTGGCTGCTACCTGGTCGACACCCTGACCTTCCTCGCCGCGCTGTACGGCATCGCCGGGCTGCCGTCCCTGCCCGGCGGCGCCGAACCCGGCCGCTCCGGGCTCCGCGCCGTCGGCGAAGGACTGCGGTTCATGGCGCACAACCGGGCTGTCCGCGGCGCCCTGCTCACCGACCTCGCGGCCACCGTGCTCGCCATGCCGATCAGCCTGTTCCCGCTGATCAACGCGGAACGCTTCGGCGGCGGCGAACGCACCTTCGGACTGTTCCTCACCTCGGTCGCGGTCGGCGGGGTGATCGCGTCGCTGCTGTCCGGCACCTACACCCGGCTCGGCCGCCCCGGCCTGACCATGCTCGGCGGCGCCATCCTGTGGGGGCTGGCGCTCGCGGCGTTCGGTCTGGTCACCGACCCGTGGCTGAGCCTGGGCTGCCTGGCCCTGGCCGGGCTCGCCGACACCGTCTCCGTCGTGTCCCGGGCCACCGTCATCCAACAGCACACCCCGGCCGCACTGCTCGGCCGGGCCGCCGCCGCCGAGCAGATCGTCGGCCAGGCCGGCCCGGACGTCGGCAACATGCGGGCCGGCCTGGTCGCCGGAGCATTCTCCGGACCGGTCGCACTGGTCAGCGGCGGACTGCTGTGCGTCCTCGCGGTCGGGGTGATCGCCCGCACCTCGTCACCGCGGGCGTGA
- a CDS encoding MarR family winged helix-turn-helix transcriptional regulator, with product MVNFIDPTDRAVWRPLWDLQAALDADIARLYAAADLGGLKSTWVKELIKLHAGGPMTITELAAAVGRTHSAMSQKVSAMRAAGWVRTTAGADGRTKKVALTAKAAAVADRLAAEWRATEEAVAEIEAEIPYGMLRVVRDIEAALSRKSFRDRIAERLAGDPAWGLAGDPACGLAGDPAWG from the coding sequence GTGGTGAACTTCATCGATCCGACCGACCGGGCGGTCTGGCGGCCCCTGTGGGATCTGCAGGCGGCCCTGGACGCCGACATCGCCCGGCTCTACGCCGCGGCCGACCTCGGCGGGCTCAAGAGCACCTGGGTGAAAGAGCTGATCAAGCTGCATGCCGGCGGGCCGATGACGATCACCGAGCTGGCCGCGGCGGTGGGGCGGACCCACTCGGCGATGAGCCAGAAGGTGTCCGCGATGCGCGCCGCCGGATGGGTGCGGACCACGGCCGGGGCTGACGGGCGCACCAAGAAGGTGGCACTGACCGCCAAGGCCGCAGCGGTCGCCGACCGGCTCGCCGCCGAATGGCGGGCCACCGAGGAGGCCGTCGCCGAGATCGAAGCCGAGATTCCGTACGGGATGCTCCGCGTCGTGCGTGACATCGAAGCGGCCCTAAGCCGCAAGAGCTTCCGCGACCGGATCGCCGAGCGGCTCGCCGGGGACCCGGCGTGGGGCCTCGCCGGGGATCCGGCCTGCGGCCTCGCCGGGGATCCGGCGTGGGGCTGA
- the efeU gene encoding iron uptake transporter permease EfeU, with amino-acid sequence MTAIYLIGLREGLEITLVVSILVAFLVKSDRRPLLRPVWAGVALAAVISIGFAVLLQVGIAELSSTNQELFEGIASFVAVLFVTWMIFWMRRMARHIGADLRDRMEGAIQVGPLAVAGVAFLAVIREGLETSILFYAAAQGATDAKPLIGITLGMLTAIVLGWLLYFGAVKVNLGTFFKWTGALLVLVAAGIFKYGFHGLQEANVLGGLDKTAFDLTDSFPPTAWYAELLRGMINFTPAPTVIETVAWLAYGIPVLILFLWPARPQRPAAASPTTPATTAS; translated from the coding sequence ATGACCGCCATCTACCTCATCGGACTGCGTGAGGGCCTGGAGATCACGCTCGTGGTCTCGATTCTCGTGGCCTTCCTGGTCAAGAGCGACCGGCGTCCGCTGCTGCGCCCGGTCTGGGCCGGCGTCGCGCTGGCCGCGGTGATCTCCATCGGTTTCGCGGTCCTGCTGCAGGTCGGCATCGCCGAGCTCAGCTCCACCAACCAGGAGCTGTTCGAGGGGATCGCGTCGTTCGTCGCCGTGCTCTTCGTCACCTGGATGATCTTCTGGATGCGCCGGATGGCCCGCCACATCGGCGCGGACCTGCGCGACCGGATGGAGGGCGCGATCCAGGTCGGCCCGCTCGCGGTGGCCGGCGTCGCGTTCCTCGCGGTGATCCGGGAGGGTTTGGAGACGTCGATCCTGTTCTACGCGGCCGCGCAGGGCGCCACCGACGCCAAGCCGCTGATCGGCATCACGCTGGGCATGCTCACCGCGATCGTGCTCGGCTGGCTGCTCTACTTCGGCGCCGTCAAGGTCAACCTCGGGACGTTCTTCAAGTGGACCGGCGCGCTGCTGGTGCTGGTCGCCGCCGGCATCTTCAAGTACGGCTTCCACGGCCTGCAGGAGGCCAACGTCCTGGGCGGTCTGGACAAGACCGCGTTCGATCTGACCGACAGCTTCCCGCCCACCGCGTGGTACGCGGAGCTGCTCCGCGGCATGATCAACTTTACGCCCGCGCCCACCGTGATCGAGACGGTCGCCTGGCTGGCGTACGGGATCCCGGTCCTCATTCTCTTCCTCTGGCCGGCGCGCCCCCAGCGCCCGGCCGCCGCCTCCCCCACCACCCCCGCCACCACCGCCTCCTAG
- the efeO gene encoding iron uptake system protein EfeO, which produces MNTARLLTAGAAAALLLTGCADKGADKAGSGAAGTGKITVAASDTECKVDRGTAGAGTVTFGVTNKGSKINEFYVYAAGDRIMGEIENIAPGLSRELIVELPAGSYETACKPGMVGKGIRNAFQVSGSAAPLTEDAKLAQATADYQRYVKSQTGALIEQTTAFVAAVKAGDVAKAKALYPVARTYWERIEPVAESFGDLDPKIDARDGDVEAGQEWTGFHKIEKDLWATKDITKDGPVADQLLKDVQTIVTKAESVTFSPVELANGAKGLLDEVATGKITGEEDRYSHTDLWDFAANIEGSQGAIQALRPALQDRDPALVKTLDDNFAKVQAALDKHRAGDGWKLHNQLTQADLKELSDDINALAEPISRVAALVAKK; this is translated from the coding sequence ATGAACACCGCACGACTGCTGACCGCAGGCGCCGCAGCCGCGCTACTCCTGACGGGATGCGCCGACAAGGGCGCCGACAAAGCGGGTTCGGGCGCCGCCGGCACCGGCAAGATCACGGTGGCGGCCTCGGACACCGAGTGCAAGGTCGACCGCGGCACCGCCGGCGCCGGCACGGTCACCTTCGGCGTCACCAACAAGGGCTCCAAGATCAACGAGTTCTACGTGTACGCGGCCGGCGACCGGATCATGGGCGAGATCGAGAACATCGCGCCCGGCCTGTCCCGCGAGCTGATCGTCGAGCTCCCCGCCGGGTCGTACGAGACCGCCTGCAAGCCCGGCATGGTCGGCAAGGGCATCCGCAACGCCTTCCAGGTGTCCGGTTCGGCCGCCCCGCTGACCGAGGACGCCAAGCTGGCCCAGGCCACCGCCGACTACCAGCGCTACGTCAAGTCGCAGACCGGCGCCCTGATCGAACAGACCACCGCGTTCGTCGCCGCGGTCAAGGCCGGCGACGTGGCGAAGGCGAAGGCGCTGTACCCGGTCGCCCGCACCTACTGGGAGCGGATCGAGCCGGTCGCCGAGAGCTTCGGCGACCTCGACCCGAAGATCGACGCCCGCGACGGCGACGTGGAGGCCGGCCAGGAGTGGACCGGCTTCCACAAGATCGAGAAGGACCTCTGGGCGACCAAGGACATCACCAAGGACGGCCCGGTCGCCGATCAGCTGCTCAAGGACGTCCAGACCATCGTCACCAAGGCGGAATCGGTCACCTTCTCTCCGGTGGAGCTCGCCAACGGTGCCAAGGGCCTGCTCGACGAGGTCGCCACCGGCAAGATCACCGGCGAGGAGGACCGCTACTCGCACACCGACCTGTGGGACTTCGCCGCCAACATCGAGGGCTCGCAGGGCGCCATCCAGGCCCTCCGCCCGGCCCTGCAGGACCGCGACCCGGCCCTGGTCAAGACCCTCGACGACAATTTCGCCAAGGTCCAGGCCGCGCTCGACAAGCACCGCGCCGGCGACGGCTGGAAGCTGCACAACCAGCTCACCCAGGCCGACCTCAAGGAACTCAGCGACGACATCAACGCCCTCGCCGAACCGATCAGCAGGGTGGCGGCGCTGGTCGCCAAGAAGTAA